In one window of Haemophilus parainfluenzae DNA:
- a CDS encoding ABC transporter permease has translation MKLNLLKPLFIGVILLCLWQLIGVFGDLPHYIFPSPQAVWLQLTSHSELLWQHTLITLIEIGLGLLLGFLFGLSSALLLSFSPKISSLLLPVLVISQAIPVFAIAPILVLWLGYGMPSKIVMAILIIYFPVTAACYDGLRNTPKAWIDLAKTFQPSPWRLLLKVRLPAALPAFASGFRIAVSVAPIGAVIGEWVGSSEGLGYLMIYANARMQVDLMFAALLILVVISLCLYFSIDWLLRRFIWHV, from the coding sequence TGTCTATGGCAACTTATTGGTGTATTCGGTGATTTGCCCCATTACATATTTCCTTCTCCACAAGCTGTATGGTTGCAATTAACTTCTCATTCAGAACTACTTTGGCAACATACACTAATCACCTTAATTGAAATTGGCTTAGGGCTGCTACTGGGTTTTCTTTTTGGATTGTCATCAGCCCTATTACTCTCTTTTTCGCCTAAAATATCGTCCTTACTGTTACCGGTTTTAGTGATTTCTCAAGCAATTCCTGTTTTTGCTATCGCTCCGATACTCGTACTTTGGCTAGGTTATGGCATGCCGTCAAAAATTGTTATGGCTATTCTCATTATCTATTTCCCTGTAACTGCAGCTTGTTACGATGGCTTACGCAATACACCTAAAGCTTGGATTGATCTCGCCAAAACATTCCAGCCATCCCCTTGGCGTTTATTACTTAAAGTACGTTTACCAGCCGCTTTACCCGCATTTGCATCAGGCTTTCGCATTGCTGTTTCAGTCGCACCAATTGGCGCTGTAATCGGAGAATGGGTGGGTTCATCAGAAGGGCTTGGCTATTTAATGATCTACGCCAATGCTCGTATGCAGGTGGATTTAATGTTCGCTGCGTTGCTGATCTTAGTCGTGATTTCACTTTGCTTATATTTCAGCATCGATTGGCTACTACGCCGTTTTATTTGGCACGTTTAA
- a CDS encoding ABC transporter substrate-binding protein, with amino-acid sequence MKKIIRYFSLLIGLTASFTSLAKEKISLMLDWYVNPDHAAIIVAQQKGFFEKNNLDVDIIEPADPSLPPKLVAAGKMDLAINYQPQLYQQVAEGLPLVRVGSLISSPLNSVVVLKNSNIKTLADLKGKKVGYSVSGFEDVLLDTMLRSIELSNQDVKLVNVNWSLSPSLLTGQVDAVIGAFRNFELNQIHLEKQEGVAFFPEQYGVPVYDELILVANKNNLASKKISDFLTALEQATTYLQSHPAEAWQAFVNHKPKELNTELNQLAWKDTLPLLATKPRQLDAKRYQQMAEFMHQKGLIPKALELKDYAIELQ; translated from the coding sequence ATGAAGAAAATCATCCGTTATTTCAGTCTTTTAATTGGACTCACCGCCAGTTTTACCAGCTTAGCAAAAGAGAAAATCAGCTTAATGCTTGATTGGTATGTGAATCCTGACCACGCAGCAATCATCGTTGCTCAACAAAAAGGCTTTTTTGAAAAAAATAACTTAGACGTCGATATTATCGAACCCGCTGATCCATCGTTACCGCCTAAATTGGTTGCTGCAGGAAAAATGGATTTAGCCATTAATTATCAACCTCAACTTTATCAACAAGTTGCAGAAGGATTACCTTTAGTAAGAGTGGGGTCTCTCATTTCTAGTCCATTAAATAGCGTTGTGGTGCTTAAAAATAGTAACATCAAAACACTGGCCGATCTGAAAGGAAAAAAAGTGGGCTATTCAGTTAGTGGTTTTGAAGATGTGTTGCTCGACACGATGCTTCGCTCTATTGAACTCAGCAATCAAGACGTAAAATTAGTAAATGTGAATTGGTCACTTTCTCCTTCTCTTTTAACAGGACAAGTCGATGCGGTCATCGGGGCATTCCGTAATTTTGAACTGAATCAGATCCATTTAGAAAAACAAGAAGGCGTGGCATTTTTCCCAGAACAATATGGTGTACCGGTTTATGATGAATTGATTTTAGTCGCAAACAAAAACAATCTTGCCTCTAAAAAAATTTCCGATTTTTTGACCGCACTTGAACAAGCCACAACCTATCTACAAAGCCATCCAGCTGAAGCATGGCAAGCTTTTGTGAACCATAAGCCAAAAGAACTCAATACAGAATTAAATCAATTAGCCTGGAAAGATACCTTGCCTTTATTAGCAACAAAACCTCGTCAATTGGATGCCAAACGTTATCAACAAATGGCGGAATTTATGCATCAAAAAGGCTTGATTCCAAAAGCACTTGAATTGAAAGACTATGCCATCGAATTACAGTAA
- the tenA gene encoding thiaminase II yields MIERLIQQAQPYWKQYVEHEFVQQLAKGTLPKACFQHYLKQDYIYLFHYSRAFALGVFKARNFAEMDMPRKTLDILCQEIQLHLDYCRQWEISEQEIFETPESLACISYTRYLLDCGITGGLPELYAAVTPCALGYAQVAHYITENYPKLPSNPYQAWIDAYSAPEYQQAAQETVDFLTVLCEPLNDSQLANIQQIFTTATRMEIGFWQMGLDLA; encoded by the coding sequence ATGATTGAACGACTCATTCAGCAAGCGCAACCTTATTGGAAGCAATATGTTGAGCATGAATTTGTGCAACAACTTGCAAAAGGCACCTTGCCCAAAGCTTGTTTTCAGCACTACTTAAAACAAGATTACATCTATCTTTTCCATTACAGCCGTGCTTTTGCCTTGGGTGTGTTCAAGGCAAGAAATTTTGCTGAAATGGACATGCCGCGTAAAACGCTCGACATTCTTTGCCAAGAAATCCAATTACATTTGGATTACTGTCGTCAATGGGAAATTAGTGAGCAGGAAATATTCGAAACTCCAGAAAGTTTAGCATGTATTTCCTATACACGTTACCTGCTTGATTGTGGAATAACGGGCGGCTTACCAGAGCTATATGCTGCCGTGACGCCTTGTGCTTTAGGTTACGCACAAGTCGCCCACTACATCACAGAAAATTATCCAAAACTACCAAGCAATCCTTATCAAGCGTGGATTGACGCATACTCAGCACCAGAATATCAACAAGCCGCACAAGAAACGGTTGATTTTCTTACCGTACTTTGTGAGCCACTTAATGATTCTCAACTCGCTAATATCCAACAGATTTTTACCACAGCCACTCGAATGGAAATTGGATTTTGGCAAATGGGATTGGATTTAGCATAA
- the thiM gene encoding hydroxyethylthiazole kinase, with amino-acid sequence MKSVYLSKIREQNPLIHNITNIVAANFSANGLLALGASPLMSANIEEMVEVPKISQALVINIGTLIGKEREAMLLAGKTANSIGIPVVLDPVGVGATRYRQETVRQLLAEVKFALIRGNAGELAAIAGADWQAKGVDAGQGKTNLQETAQRVALRYDCTVLISGEVDIISNGKQTATIHNGTPLFPKVTASGCLLSAVCAAFLAVDEGNHFSAIVEACAAYTVAGELAAKNLTTQVGQFQICLLDKLAALTPDLIEQNAEVKYV; translated from the coding sequence ATGAAATCAGTTTATTTATCAAAAATTCGTGAACAGAATCCGTTGATTCATAATATTACTAATATTGTTGCAGCAAATTTTAGCGCCAATGGTTTGCTCGCTTTAGGTGCGTCACCATTGATGTCAGCCAACATAGAGGAAATGGTTGAGGTGCCGAAAATCAGCCAAGCATTGGTAATCAATATCGGCACGCTTATCGGTAAAGAACGAGAGGCTATGTTACTAGCGGGTAAAACGGCTAATTCTATAGGCATTCCTGTCGTGCTTGATCCTGTTGGAGTGGGCGCCACTCGTTACCGACAAGAAACAGTCCGTCAGTTATTGGCGGAAGTAAAATTTGCCCTAATTCGAGGTAACGCTGGCGAACTTGCGGCGATTGCAGGTGCAGATTGGCAAGCAAAAGGCGTAGATGCGGGGCAAGGGAAAACGAATCTACAAGAAACCGCTCAACGTGTTGCACTACGCTATGACTGTACGGTGTTAATTAGTGGTGAGGTTGATATTATCAGTAATGGAAAGCAAACGGCTACCATCCATAACGGCACACCATTATTCCCCAAAGTCACCGCATCGGGGTGTTTATTAAGTGCAGTATGCGCAGCATTTTTAGCTGTTGATGAAGGTAATCATTTTTCTGCGATAGTCGAAGCCTGTGCCGCTTACACCGTTGCAGGGGAGCTTGCGGCTAAAAACTTAACCACGCAAGTCGGTCAGTTCCAAATTTGCTTGCTTGATAAATTGGCAGCCTTAACACCTGATTTAATAGAACAAAACGCGGAGGTGAAATATGTCTAA